Proteins found in one Triticum aestivum cultivar Chinese Spring chromosome 4D, IWGSC CS RefSeq v2.1, whole genome shotgun sequence genomic segment:
- the LOC123097871 gene encoding histone H2B.1-like: MAPKAEKKPAEKKPAAEVAEKAEKTPAGKKPKAEKRLPASKSAKEGGDKKGRKKNKKSVETYKIYIFKVLKQVHPDIGISSKAMSIMNSFINDIFEKLAGEAAKLARYNKKPTITSREIQTSVRLVLPGELAKHAVSEGTKAVTKFTSN, encoded by the coding sequence ATGGCGCCCAAGGCCGAGAAGAAGCCCGCGGAGAAGAAGCCGGCCGCCGAGGTCGCGGAGAAGGCCGAGAAGACCCCCGCCGGCAAGAAGCCCAAGGCGGAGAAGCGGCTGCCGGCGTCCAAGTCCGCCAAGGAGGGCGGCGACAAGAAGGGgcggaagaagaacaagaagagcgTGGAGACCTACAAGATCTACATCTTCAAGGTGCTCAAGCAGGTGCACCCGGACATCGGCATCTCCTCCAAGGCCATGTCcatcatgaactccttcatcaacgaCATCTTCGAGAAGCTCGCCGGCGAGGCGGCCAAGCTGGCCAGGTACAACAAGAAGCCCACCATCACGTCCAGGGAGATCCAGACCTCCGTCCGCCTCGTCCTCCCCGGCGAGCTCGCCAAGCACGCCGTCTCCGAGGGCACCAAGGCCGTCACCAAGTTCACCAGCAACTAG
- the LOC123097872 gene encoding organelle RRM domain-containing protein 6, chloroplastic — translation MMLRGRVMRLASRHLGSHGFSTEIFVSRLSFYTTEEEFKKVFSPFGAIEEVRLVRDNQTGRLKGFGFVRYSSQEEAQKAIKAMDGRILRGRLIFAEMAKEHGTG, via the exons ATGATGTTGCGAGGGAGGGTGATGCGTTTGGCCTCTCGTCACTTGGGTTCCCATGGCTTCAGCACCGAGATATTTGTGAGCA GGTTATCATTTTACACAACGGAGGAAGAATTTAAAAAGGTCTTCTCACCATTTGGCGCCATTGAGGAAG TTCGGTTAGTGAGAGACAACCAAACTGGAAGGCTGAAGGGATTTGGTTTTGTAAGATATTCATCACAAGAGGAGGCACAGAAAGCTATCAAGGCAATGGATGGAAGG ATTCTACGCGGCAGACTGATTTTTGCAGAGATGGCAAAGGAACACGGCACTGGATAG